A portion of the Nitrospira defluvii genome contains these proteins:
- a CDS encoding helix-turn-helix domain-containing protein, with product MLTVKELSAWLNIKQSTLYLWVSENKIPCRRIHGLVRFEPEAIQAWLKSFEVGPGKPFPLPTHDDTRDLDQLIEAAKSEVYTRHGETITPSPRMKEEQHGAR from the coding sequence ATGCTCACCGTCAAAGAACTCTCAGCGTGGCTCAATATCAAACAATCCACACTCTACCTCTGGGTGTCAGAGAACAAAATCCCGTGCCGCCGGATTCATGGCCTCGTCCGCTTTGAGCCTGAGGCGATTCAGGCTTGGCTGAAGAGCTTTGAAGTTGGTCCCGGCAAGCCGTTCCCACTGCCGACTCACGACGACACCCGCGACCTCGACCAGCTCATTGAAGCGGCGAAATCCGAGGTCTATACTCGCCACGGGGAAACCATCACACCGAGCCCACGCATGAAGGAGGAGCAGCATGGGGCTCGTTAA